The DNA sequence GTCCTCCACCTTGTCGAGGCGGCCGGCGAGGTCGTCGAGGCGGGTGGTGACCGTTTCGAGGCGGTTGCCGAGGTTCTCCAGGCGGTCCGAGGCGTCGATCATCTCGCCGGTCTCGGTCAGCGCCACCTTGAGCGCTTCGGTGTTCGCGTCGATCCGCTCGTGCGTGGTGCGGCCCAGCTCGCCGACGCGCTCCTGCGTGACGCGGCTGAGCTCGTCGACCTTGCCGCGCAGCTCGTGGTCGGTGCTGTCGACGCGCTCGCGCAGCGTGCCCTCGGCCTGCTCGATCCGCTCGCGGACCGGGCCGGTGACCGACTGCGGGATCGAGTCGAGCTTCGCGTCCTGCTTGTCGAGGTGGCCGCCCAGCTCGTCGAGCCGGCGGTGGATGTTCTGCAGCTTGTCCTCGAGCCCGTCCATCCGCCCGGCGACACCCTCGAAGCGCGCGGCGACGCCGTCGAGGCGGCCGTCCAGCTGCGCGAAGGGCTTGGCGAGCTTGTCCGGGAGGCTCTCGATCGCGCGGGTCAGCGCCGCGATGGCGTTGTCCTGCGCTTCGAGGCGGGACATCGCCTCGTCGAGGCGCTCGGCCAGCACGCCGACCTCGGTGCGGTCGGGGAGCTCGGACAGCCGCTTGCGGACCGCGCCCAGCGAGTCCACCGGCGCGAGGCGGGCGTAGATGTCGTCGAGCGCGTCGAAGATCTGCTGCTGCTCGCTCTCACGCACTTCGGCCGCGCGCACCAGCATGTTGCGCATCCGGTCGAAGGACGGGGCGGCAATGTGGTTGTCAGTGGTCACTGCTGTGTGTCCTTCGTCGGCGGGGAAATGGAGGGACGTGCCACGAAGCTTATCGATTGCAAAAATTGCTGTCTGTATGGCCCCCGTGAAGAGCCTATTGCGGAGGCTGCCCCCGGATGGCCGATTCGTCGCATGATCGTCAACGCTGAGGGTTAGCCCGAGCCTGAGAGTTACGGCCATGTAGGGGAATGACAACGAGGTTACCGTTGGGAGATGCCTGACGAAAGCCCTGTTCTGCCCACCGAGACGCTCCGCCGCGCGCCCAAGGTGCTCCTGCACGACCACCTGGACGGCGGCCTCCGCCCGGCGACCGTCGCCGAACTCGCCGACGAGACCGGTTATGCCGGCCTGCCCACCAGCGACCCGGCCGAGCTGGGCAGCTGGTTCCGCCGGGCGGCCGACTCCGGCTCGCTCGTGTCCTACCTGGAGACCTTCGCGCACACCTGCGGGGTGATGCAGACGGAGGATGCGCTGGTCAGGGTCGCCGCGGAAGCGGTCGAAGACCTGGCCGCCGACGGCGTCGTCTACGCCGAGGTGCGCTACGCACCGGAGTTGTTCGTCGAACGCGGTCTGTCACTCGATGCGGTGGTCGAGGCTGTCCAGGCGGGGTTCACGGAGGGCACTCGCCGCGTGGCCGCGAACGGCGGCAGCATCCGCATCGGGACGTTGCTCTGCGCGATGCGCCAGCACGCCCGCGCCCTCGAGATCGCCGACCTGGCCGTCCGGTACCGCGACGCCGGGGTCGCCGGGTTCGACATCGCGGGCCCGGAAGACGGATTCCCGCCGACCCGCAATCTCGACGCGTTCGAATATCTGCGCCAGAACAACGCGCATTTCACCATTCACGCGGGCGAAGCGTTCGGTTTGCCGTCCATTTGGGAAGCGATTCAGCACTGCGGCGCCGAGCGGCTCGGGCACGGCGTGCGCATCATCGAGGACATCAAGACGGACGCGGACGGCACGGTCCACCTTGGACGGTTGGCCGCGTATGTCCGCGACCGCCGCATCCCGCTGGAGATCTGCCCGACGTCGAACGTCCAAACAGGCACGGTCCGCTCGATCGCCGAGCACCCGATCGGCCTGCTCGCCAAGCTGCGCTTCCGGGTGACCGTGAACACGGACAACCGCCTGATGAGCGGATGCACGATGACCAGCGAATTCGCCGCGCTGCACGAGACCTTCGGGTATGGCCTGGCCGACTTCCGCTGGTTCACCATCAACGCGATGAAATCCGCGTTCATCGATTTCGACGCGCGGATCGCGCTGATCGACGACGTGATCAAGCCCGGGTACGCCGCGCTGGCCTGAGCCGCCGCTCGCCGGGACCGCGGCCGCCGAACGGTGGTTGCGGTCCTTAGGCACGCCAACTATCGTTCACCATGTAGGAATTGTTTCTCAATATTTGAGACGGTGACGACGATGGCGCAGGTCGCGGACGGCTCGGTGGAGCGGGTGCAGGCGAGTTCACGGCGGTGGCTCATCCTCGCGCTCGGCCTCGCCGCGCAGACCGCGAGCTGCTCGTTCCTCTACGGCCTCCCGTTCCTCGTCCCCGCCATGCGCGCCGCGGACGGGCTCACCCTCGCCCAGGCCGGCACGGTCGTCGCGGCCCCGAGCATCGGCCTGTTGTTCACCCTGATCGTGTGGGGTGCGGCTGCGGACCGTTACGGAGAGCGCCTGATCATGGCCCTCGGACTGGGGGCCTCGGGGTTACTCCTGGTGTACGCCGGCGTCGGCGATCACTCGGTCGGGCTCCTCTTTGGGGTGTTCCTGGCGGCCGGTGCCTGCACGGCTTCGGTGAACGCGGCGAGCGGCCGCGTGGTGATGGGCTGGTTCGCGAAGTCCGAGCGCGGCGTCGCGATGGGGATCCGCCAGACGGCCCAGCCGCTCGGCGTCGGCGTCGCCGCGCTGGGGCTGCCGCCGCTGGCCGCGCACTTCGGGTTCCGCGCGGCGGTGCTGCTGCCGGCCGGGCTGGCGATCGCCGTGGCGCTGCTGGTCGCGTGGCTGGTGACGGACCCGCCGCGGCCCCCGCGGGCGTCTACGGGTGAGAAGCCGCCTTCGCCGTACCGGCACTCGGCGCTGTGGCGGGTGCACGGGGCGAGCGCGCTGCTGGTGGTGCCGCAGTTCGCGGTGTCGGCGTTCGCGCCGGTGTACATGGTGTCGGTGCAGCACTGGAGCCCGCTGTCGGCGGGCTGGTACCTGGCGGTGGTCCAGGTGCTGGGCGCGCTGGGCCGCCTCGGCTCGGGCTGGTGGTCCGACCGCGCCGGCAGCCGGCTGCGCCCGATGCGGCTGCTGGCGGTGCTCAGCTGCTTCGTGATGCTGCTGGTGGCGCTGGGGGACGTGTCGTGGCCCTGGCTGGTGCTGCTGGCCCTGGCGCTGGCGGGCGTCATCACGGTGGCCGACAACGGCCTCGGCTTCACGGCGTCGGCCGAGCTGGCCGGCCTGGCCTGGTCGGGCCGCGCGATGGGCACGCAGAACACCGGCCAGAATATCGCGGCCTCGCTGACCCCGCCCCTGCTGGGCCTGGTGATCGGCGACAGCCGCTACGCACTGGCGTTCTGCGTGGCGGCGATCTTCCCGGCCCTGGCGGTGGCGGTGGTCCCGGTCCGCGCGGAACACGAGCGCGACTGACCACCCGCCCGCGGGGGCGCCCCCCGTCTCCAGCGTATCGGCGGCCACTGACGGAAACCGGCCGCCGGAGCCGCCCCGGACCCGAGTTGTCCACAACCGGCGGGGCCTGTGGACAGCTGCGTTGCGCCAAAGCCAGGGCCCGAGCGGCGGCGACCGCCGGAGGTCGCGAATGACTCATTCGGGACTTCCCAGGTCCCCAATGACTCATTCGCGACGTCCGAAGCCTCGGCGATCGAGCCACCGCGACCCCGGACACGACGAAGGCCGCCACCCCGACCAGCGGGGCAGCGGCCTCCGGAAAACTCAAGCCACCGTCAGGCGGTTCTCGAACGTCTCCACCAGCTTCCGCCAAGCGCTCTGCTCGGCGTCGAACGGCGCGCTCGGCTCGAGGCGCGTCGGGTCCGGGCGGAGCACGAACGACACCAGCCAGCCCAGGCTTTCGTTCGACGCCAGCGCCGTTTCCACGCTCTCGTCGCCCGCCCAGTCGGCCGCGTCCGTGATCAGCTCGACCGCCAGCTCGAGCTGCGTCGGGTCGATCGCCTCCGGGCCCTCCGCGATGTCCGCGTCGAGGCCGGTCAGGACGTACGTGTTCTCCGCGTCGACCTCGATCTCGAGCTCGCCCGCCGTGGCCTTCGCCAGCACCTCGTCCCACGTGGACACGTCGGCGAGGTCGGTCTCGGCCAGGTCCTTGCCGTCGGCCAGGGCCCGCGCCAGCGCCTTCTCCGACGTGAACACGTCGATCTCGCCCTCGCTGCCGAGGAAGACCGGGGTGTCGTCGAGGTAGCAGCGCAGCGTGTAGTACTCCGCGCCGGACGTGATGATCTTGATCGGGTCGATGCCGACCTCGGCCCAGAAGCCGACCGGGCCCTCTTCTTCTTCTTCTTCGTCCTCGTCGTCCGAGTCCGCGGAATCGATCGCCTCGAGGTCCTCTTCGCCCTCCGCGC is a window from the Amycolatopsis sp. cg9 genome containing:
- a CDS encoding PA containing protein; its protein translation is MTTDNHIAAPSFDRMRNMLVRAAEVRESEQQQIFDALDDIYARLAPVDSLGAVRKRLSELPDRTEVGVLAERLDEAMSRLEAQDNAIAALTRAIESLPDKLAKPFAQLDGRLDGVAARFEGVAGRMDGLEDKLQNIHRRLDELGGHLDKQDAKLDSIPQSVTGPVRERIEQAEGTLRERVDSTDHELRGKVDELSRVTQERVGELGRTTHERIDANTEALKVALTETGEMIDASDRLENLGNRLETVTTRLDDLAGRLDKVEDGFLSGIGDLDGALKAGLSKVEGTLSKQPDTDSVDTLVRKSNDESVRRIGGQLDEAMATFAELMLGGGPAVQQIAPPPPAPRQPRRSSRNGRAPKPADAKAKSGEGSEEPTE
- a CDS encoding adenosine deaminase, producing MPDESPVLPTETLRRAPKVLLHDHLDGGLRPATVAELADETGYAGLPTSDPAELGSWFRRAADSGSLVSYLETFAHTCGVMQTEDALVRVAAEAVEDLAADGVVYAEVRYAPELFVERGLSLDAVVEAVQAGFTEGTRRVAANGGSIRIGTLLCAMRQHARALEIADLAVRYRDAGVAGFDIAGPEDGFPPTRNLDAFEYLRQNNAHFTIHAGEAFGLPSIWEAIQHCGAERLGHGVRIIEDIKTDADGTVHLGRLAAYVRDRRIPLEICPTSNVQTGTVRSIAEHPIGLLAKLRFRVTVNTDNRLMSGCTMTSEFAALHETFGYGLADFRWFTINAMKSAFIDFDARIALIDDVIKPGYAALA
- a CDS encoding MFS transporter yields the protein MAQVADGSVERVQASSRRWLILALGLAAQTASCSFLYGLPFLVPAMRAADGLTLAQAGTVVAAPSIGLLFTLIVWGAAADRYGERLIMALGLGASGLLLVYAGVGDHSVGLLFGVFLAAGACTASVNAASGRVVMGWFAKSERGVAMGIRQTAQPLGVGVAALGLPPLAAHFGFRAAVLLPAGLAIAVALLVAWLVTDPPRPPRASTGEKPPSPYRHSALWRVHGASALLVVPQFAVSAFAPVYMVSVQHWSPLSAGWYLAVVQVLGALGRLGSGWWSDRAGSRLRPMRLLAVLSCFVMLLVALGDVSWPWLVLLALALAGVITVADNGLGFTASAELAGLAWSGRAMGTQNTGQNIAASLTPPLLGLVIGDSRYALAFCVAAIFPALAVAVVPVRAEHERD
- a CDS encoding primosomal protein — encoded protein: MAQDIIPIELGLPQGDVVTLWAPRWREDGEEWEAFLGDEDDLYAFPDAAHLAAFVRTSERHDLIDHPAWDAVPSLNVPELIPDEDHTYDLVGVPELVAEEPDVWHIAELAEIVGIVRSLADVCDLEEVHEILDSTEGFSLLDQGTLPFTGSVGVQVWNDLSETVSTKWDTVLDAIDGLVTVPDVDEKVLEQTAEELAAFHEESAEAEAGAEGEEDLEAIDSADSDDEDEEEEEEGPVGFWAEVGIDPIKIITSGAEYYTLRCYLDDTPVFLGSEGEIDVFTSEKALARALADGKDLAETDLADVSTWDEVLAKATAGELEIEVDAENTYVLTGLDADIAEGPEAIDPTQLELAVELITDAADWAGDESVETALASNESLGWLVSFVLRPDPTRLEPSAPFDAEQSAWRKLVETFENRLTVA